A region of Vigna radiata var. radiata cultivar VC1973A chromosome 6, Vradiata_ver6, whole genome shotgun sequence DNA encodes the following proteins:
- the LOC106765256 gene encoding uncharacterized protein LOC106765256, producing the protein MFAETELLFPYFRNFSQEFQQLEEYCMTQKSCASMNDLVQTSAISEYDLLIEGDLFKAPEPILEEPAIDLDPVQAAISMISCGEDVPSQGLKSSDINILQNEQLLSEVFYECKKDLLEKTVIESPLNDIMEIKVPPLNIDDNSIEVNKSLLHTTLPKSISSGSLSSMDWMHGAAMKPTFLDFPGLDFNAVYGMRRAFSEGDIKTLNTGNTSYCQSPQERPLFLGNCTSEERQEKLSRYRNKKTKRNFGRKIKYACRKALADSQPRIRGRFAKTEELDVKR; encoded by the exons ATGTTCGCTGAGACAGAACTTCTCTTCCCATATTTTCGAAATTTCTCTCAAGAGTTTCAACAACTTGAGGAGTACTGCATGACCCAAAAGTCCTGTGCTTCAATG AATGACCTCGTTCAAACTTCTGCAATCTCAGAATATGATTTGTTAATAGAGGGAGATCTGTTCAAAGCACCTGAACCTATTCTTGAAGAACCAGCAATAGACCTCGATCCTGTGCAAGCAGCCATCTCAATGATATCTTGCGGGGAGGATGTCCCCTCACAGGGTCTAAAATCATCAGATATTAATATACTTCAAAATGAACAGCTTCTGAGTGAGGTATTCTACGAGTGCAAAAAAGATCTCTTAGAAAAGACAGTGATAGAATCACCACTCAATGATATTATGGAAATCAAGGTTCCACCACTGAACATTGATGATAATTCAATTGAAGTAAACAAATCACTTCTTCACACTACTCTACCAAAGAGTATCAGTTCAGGAAGTCTGAGTTCAATGGACTGGATGCATGGAGCTGCAATGAAGCCAACTTTTCTGGATTTTCCAGGATTAGATTTCAATGCAGTTTATGGCATGCGGAGAGCATTTAGCGAAGGAGATATAAAG ACTCTTAATACTGGCAACACGAGCTATTGCCAATCTCCACAGGAGAGACCTTTGTTTCTAGGCAATTGCACTAGTGAAGAACGTCAAGAAAAGCTCTCCAGATACAGAAACAAGAAGACAAAGAGAAATTTTGGGAGGAAAATTAAG TATGCTTGCAGGAAGGCACTTGCTGACAGTCAACCAAGAATCCGTGGAAGATTTGCAAAGACAGAAGAGTTAGATGTGAAGAGGTAA
- the LOC106764989 gene encoding uncharacterized protein LOC106764989 isoform X2, with product MPYCDVGTLPSSPVADSQLNNDIKIFYRTYGGGPTKVLLIIGLAATHDAWGPQIKALTGTTVPNDDDDVVWNGEEGNGGIHVCAFDNRGVGRSSVPVEKSEYSTKIMAKDAIALLDHLGWKKAHIFGHSMGAMIANKVAALFPDRVLSLALLNVTGGGFQCFPKLDRQTFSVAYRFVKAKTPEQRAAVDLDTHYSQEYLEEYVGTDKRRAILYQQYVKGISATGMQSNYGFDGQLNACWTHKMTDDEIEVIKSAGFLVSIIHGRHDIIAQIYYAKRLAQRLYPVARMVDLHGGHLVSHERPEEVNQALFDLIKASEVNTNPHDWTNLPKTQSSWWVVRVR from the exons ATGCCGTATTGCGACGTCGGAACGCTCCCATCCTCCCCCGTCGCCGACTCGCAGCTCAACAATGACATCAAAATATTCTACAGAACTTACGGTGGCGGTCCGACCAAAGTGCTCCTTATCATAG GGTTGGCTGCGACGCACGACGCGTGGGGCCCACAGATCAAAGCCCTGACAGGAACCACCGTCCCGAACGACGACGACGACGTCGTTTGGAACGGAGAAGAAGGCAATGGCGGCATCCATGTATGCGCGTTTGACAATCGCGGGGTGGGTCGCAGCTCGGTGCCTGTCGAAAAATCTGAATACTC AACCAAGATCATGGCGAAGGATGCAATTGCTTTGTTAGATCATCTGGGTTGGAAAAAAGCCCATATTTTTGGGCACTCCATGG GAGCTATGATAGCTAATAAAGTAGCAGCATTGTTTCCTGATAGAGTACTTTCCTTGGCGTTGCTCAATGTGACAGGAGGAGGTTTTCAATGCTTTCCAAag TTGGACCGACAAACGTTCTCTGTTGCTTATCGTTTCGTGAAAGCTAAGACTCCTGAACAAAGGGCTGCTGTTGACTTGGACACCCATTATTCACAA GAATATCTTGAGGAATATGTTGGAACAGATAAGAGGAGAGCCATCTTATATCAG CAATATGTTAAAGGTATATCTGCAACTGGGATGCAATCTAACTATGGTTTTGATGGTCAACTCAATGCATGTTGGACACATAAAATGACTGATGATGAGATTGAGGTGATCAAATCTGCTGGTTTTCTTGTTTCAATCATCCATGGCAG GCATGACATAATTGCTCAGATATATTATGCAAAAAGACTTGCTCAGAGGCTTTATCCAGTGGCTAGAATGGTAGATCTTCATGGAGGTCATCTAGTAAGTCATGAGCGGCCTGAAGAG GTTAATCAAGCACTATTTGACTTGATCAAAGCATCAGAAGTGAATACGAACCCACATGATTGGACTAATTTGCCAAAGACACAGTCTT CTTGGTGGGTTGTCCGTGTGAGGTAA
- the LOC106764989 gene encoding uncharacterized protein LOC106764989 isoform X1: MPYCDVGTLPSSPVADSQLNNDIKIFYRTYGGGPTKVLLIIGLAATHDAWGPQIKALTGTTVPNDDDDVVWNGEEGNGGIHVCAFDNRGVGRSSVPVEKSEYSTKIMAKDAIALLDHLGWKKAHIFGHSMGAMIANKVAALFPDRVLSLALLNVTGGGFQCFPKLDRQTFSVAYRFVKAKTPEQRAAVDLDTHYSQEYLEEYVGTDKRRAILYQQYVKGISATGMQSNYGFDGQLNACWTHKMTDDEIEVIKSAGFLVSIIHGRHDIIAQIYYAKRLAQRLYPVARMVDLHGGHLVSHERPEEVNQALFDLIKASEVNTNPHDWTNLPKTQSWWKEKRVLIITNNQAGRNDSLKCHVLEKLHIFLLYFFGLLMLAFEYGIKLLRRLKPVRVGGSTLYTESQ, from the exons ATGCCGTATTGCGACGTCGGAACGCTCCCATCCTCCCCCGTCGCCGACTCGCAGCTCAACAATGACATCAAAATATTCTACAGAACTTACGGTGGCGGTCCGACCAAAGTGCTCCTTATCATAG GGTTGGCTGCGACGCACGACGCGTGGGGCCCACAGATCAAAGCCCTGACAGGAACCACCGTCCCGAACGACGACGACGACGTCGTTTGGAACGGAGAAGAAGGCAATGGCGGCATCCATGTATGCGCGTTTGACAATCGCGGGGTGGGTCGCAGCTCGGTGCCTGTCGAAAAATCTGAATACTC AACCAAGATCATGGCGAAGGATGCAATTGCTTTGTTAGATCATCTGGGTTGGAAAAAAGCCCATATTTTTGGGCACTCCATGG GAGCTATGATAGCTAATAAAGTAGCAGCATTGTTTCCTGATAGAGTACTTTCCTTGGCGTTGCTCAATGTGACAGGAGGAGGTTTTCAATGCTTTCCAAag TTGGACCGACAAACGTTCTCTGTTGCTTATCGTTTCGTGAAAGCTAAGACTCCTGAACAAAGGGCTGCTGTTGACTTGGACACCCATTATTCACAA GAATATCTTGAGGAATATGTTGGAACAGATAAGAGGAGAGCCATCTTATATCAG CAATATGTTAAAGGTATATCTGCAACTGGGATGCAATCTAACTATGGTTTTGATGGTCAACTCAATGCATGTTGGACACATAAAATGACTGATGATGAGATTGAGGTGATCAAATCTGCTGGTTTTCTTGTTTCAATCATCCATGGCAG GCATGACATAATTGCTCAGATATATTATGCAAAAAGACTTGCTCAGAGGCTTTATCCAGTGGCTAGAATGGTAGATCTTCATGGAGGTCATCTAGTAAGTCATGAGCGGCCTGAAGAG GTTAATCAAGCACTATTTGACTTGATCAAAGCATCAGAAGTGAATACGAACCCACATGATTGGACTAATTTGCCAAAGACACAGTCTT GgtggaaagaaaaaagggtGTTGATTATAACAAACAATCAGGCTGGAAGGAATGACTCCCTTAAATGCCACGTGTTAGAAAAACTGCATATCTTCCTATTGTACTTCTTTGGTCTCCTTATGTTAGCATTTGAATATGGAATAAAGCTTCTAAGAAGATTAAAACCAGTTCGAGTTGGAGGTTCCACCTTGTATACTGAAAGTCAATGA